From a single Hippoglossus stenolepis isolate QCI-W04-F060 chromosome 2, HSTE1.2, whole genome shotgun sequence genomic region:
- the cct4 gene encoding T-complex protein 1 subunit delta, which produces MPELMAAPRLSMGGRNKGRAYVDRDKPAQIRFSNISAAKAVADAIRTSLGPKGMDKMIQDEKGDVTITNDGATILKQMQVLHPAAKMLVELSKAQDIEAGDGTTSVVVIAGALLDSCSKLLQKGIHPTTISESFQKAVEKGVEVLTAMSRPVQLSDRETLLNSATTSLCSKVVSQYSSLLAPMSVDAVMRVIDPATATNVDLQDIKIIKKLGGTIDDCELVDGLVLTQRVASTGVTRVEKAKIGLIQFCLSPPKTDMDNQIVVSDYAQMDRVLREERAYILNLVKQIKKAGCNMLLIQKSILRDALSDLALHFLNKMKIMVVKEIEREDIEFICKTIGTKPIAHIDHFLPEMLGSAELVEEVHLDGSGKLVKITGCASPGKTVSIVVRGSNKLVIEEAERSIHDALCVIRCLVKKRALIAGGGAPEIELAVRLAEYSRTLAGMEAYCVRAYADALEVVPSTLAENAGLNPISTVTELRNRHAQGDKMAGINVRKGGISNILEELVVQPLLVSICCLTLATETVRSILKIDDLVSAR; this is translated from the exons ATGCCCGAGTTGATGGCGGCACCGAGACTCTCGATGGGAGGCAGAAACAAAGGAAGGGCGTATGTGGACCGGGACAAGCCGGCCCAGATCCGCTTCAGCAACATCTCTGCTGCTAAAG CCGTTGCAGATGCCATCAGAACGAGCCTGGGACCCAAAGGAATGGACAAGATG ATCCAGGACGAGAAAGGTGACGTGACCATCACTAACGACGGTGCCACCATTCTGAAGCAGATGCAGGTGCTGCACCCTGCAGCCAAAATG ctggTGGAACTGTCCAAAGCCCAGGACATCGAGGCAGGGGACGGCACCACCTCCGTGGTGGTGATTGCCGGAGCGCTGCTGGATTCTTGCTCCAAACTGCTCCAGAAAG GTATCCACCCCACCACCATCTCGGAGTCGTTCCAGAAGGCTGTGGAGAAGGGCGTGGAGGTGCTGACGGCCATGAGCCGACCGGTGCAGCTCAGCGACCGGGAGACGctgctcaacagcgccaccacGTCACTGTGCTCCAAGGTGGTGTCGCAGTACTCCAGCCTGCTGGCGCCCATGAGCGTGGACGCCGTCATGAGAGTCATCGACCCGGCAACCGCCACCAACGTCGACCTGCAGGACATCAAGATCATCAAGAAGCTCGG tggcACGATTGATGACTGTGAGCTGGTGGATGGCCTGGTGCTGACCCAGAGGGTGGCGAGCACCGGCGTGACCCGTGTTGAGAAGGCCAAGATCGGCCTCATCCAGTTCTGCCTGTCCCCTCCGAAGACCGAC ATGGACAACCAGATCGTGGTCTCAGACTACGCCCAGATGGATCGCGTTCTCCGGGAGGAACGTGCTTACATCCTCAACCTGGTGAAACAGATCAAGAAGGCCGGCTGCAACATGCTGCTCATCCAGAAGTCCATCCTCAG AGATGCTCTGAGCGACCTCGCCCTGCACTTCCTCAACAAAATGAAGATTATGGTGGTGAAGGAAATCGAGAGAGAAGACATCGAGTTCATATGCAAG acTATTGGCACCAAGCCCATCGCTCACATCGACCACTTCTTACCTGAGATGCTCGGATCAgcggagctggtggaggaggtcCACCTGGACGGATCTGGCAAACTGGTCAAG ATCACAGGCTGTGCCAGCCCTGGGAAGACGGTGAGCATCGTGGTCCGAGGCTCCAACAAGCTGGTGATCGAGGAGGCCGAGCGCTCCATCCACGACGCCCTGTGTGTCATCCGCTGCCTGGTCAAGAAGAG GGCCCTGATCGCCGGCGGCGGCGCTCCCGAGATCGAGCTGGCCGTGCGTCTGGCCGAGTACTCGCGTACCCTGGCTGGCATGGAAGCCTACTGCGTGCGGGCGTACGCTGACGCCCTGGAGGTGGTCCCCTCCACGCTGGCTGAGAACGCCGGCCTGAACCCCATCTCCACTGTGACAGAGCTCCGCAACAGGCACGCCCAGGGGGACAAGATGGCGGGCATCAACGTCCGTAAG GGCGGGATCTCCaacatcctggaggagctggtggtgcAGCCTCTGCTGGTTTCCATCTGCTGCCTGACCCTGGCCACAGAGACGGTCCGCAGCATCCTCAAGATTGACGACTTG GTGAGCGCTCGATAA
- the akt3b gene encoding RAC-gamma serine/threonine-protein kinase, which yields MSDQNVVKEGWVQKRGEYIKNWRPRYFLLKSDGSFIGYKDKPQDSDLAYPLNNFSVAKCQLMKTERPKPNTFIIRCLQWTTVIERTFHVDTPDERDEWAEAIQMVAESLAKQEEEGILCSPTSQIENVNEEEMDTSIGHYKRKTMNDFDYLKLLGKGTFGKVILVREKASGTYYAMKILKKEVIIAKDEVAHTLTESRVLKNTRHPFLTSLKYSFQTKDRLCFVMEYVNGGELFFHLSRERVFSEDRTRFYGAEIVSALDYLHSAKIVYRDLKLENLMLDKDGHIKITDFGLCKEGITDTATMKTFCGTPEYLAPEVLEDNDYGRAVDWWGLGVVTYEMMCGRLPFYNQDHEKLFELILMEEIKFPRTLSADAKSLLSGLLIKDPNKRLGGGPDDAKEIMRHSFFGTIDWQDVYDKKLVPPFQPQVSSETDTRYFDEEFTAQTITITPPEKYDEDGMDAADNERRPHFPQFSYSASGRE from the exons TCGTCAAGGAAGGCTGGGTCCAGAAAAGAG GTGAGTACATCAAGAACTGGCGACCGCGCTACTTCCTGCTGAAGTCGGACGGCTCTTTCATCGGCTACAAGGACAAACCACAGGACTCGGACTTGGCCTATCCGCTCAACAACTTCTCTGTAGCAA AATGTCAGCTGATGAAGACGGAGCGGCCCAAGCCCAACACCTTCATCATCCGCTGTCTGCAGTGGACCACCGTCATCGAGAGGACTTTTCACGTGGACACGCCCGATGAGAG GGACGAGTGGGCCGAGGCCATTCAGATGGTCGCAGAGTCTCTGGccaaacaggaggaggagggaatcCTGTGCAGCCCCACCTCCCAGATCGAGAACGTCAacgaggaggagatggacacGTCCATCGGCCACTACAAACGAAAG ACAATGAATGACTTTGACTATCTGAAGCTTCTGGGCAAAGGCACTTTTGGGAAAGTCATTCTGGTGAGAGAGAAGGCGAGCGGCACCTACTACGCCATGAAGATCCTGAAGAAAGAAGTCATAATAGCCAAG GATGAAGTCGCTCACACACTAACAGAAAGTAGAGTATTAAAAAATACCCGACATCCATTCCTAACT TCTCTGAAGTACTCGTTCCAGACGAAGGACCGGCTGTGCTTTGTGATGGAGTACGTCAACGGAGGAGAG CTGTTTTTCCACTTGTCAAGAGAGAGAGTTTTTTCAGAGGACCGCACCCGTTTCTACGGCGCCGAGATCGTCTCAGCTCTAGACTACCTACATTCTGCCAAGATCGTTTATCGTGATCTGAAG CTGGAGAACCTCATGTTGGACAAAGACGGTCACATCAAGATCACCGACTTCGGCCTGTGCAAAGAAGGCATCACCGACACTGCCACCATGAAGACATTCTGTGGAACACCAGAATACCTGGctcctgag GTGTTGGAGGACAACGACTACGGGCGGGCGGTGGACTGGTGGGGTTTGGGCGTGGTGACGTATGAAATGATGTGCGGCCGTCTGCCGTTCTACAACCAAGACCACGAGAAGCTGTTTGAGCTCATCCTCATGGAGGAGATCAAGTTCCCGCGAACCCTGTCGGCCGACGCCAAGTCGCTGCTGTCGGGACTGCTCATCAAGGACCCCAACAAACG ACTGGGCGGCGGACCGGATGACGCGAAGGAGATCATGCGACACAGTTTCTTTGGCACAATCGACTGGCAGGACGTCTACGACAAGAAG CTCGTCCCACCGTTCCAGCCCCAGGTCAGCTCGGAGACGGACACGCGCTACTTCGACGAGGAGTTCACAGCACAGACCATCACCATCACTCCGCCGGAAAAAT ACGACGAGGACGGGATGGATGCGGCGGACAACGAGCGAAGGCCTCATTTCCCACAGTTCTCCTACTCAGCCAGCGGGCGGGAGTGA
- the pus10 gene encoding putative tRNA pseudouridine synthase Pus10 isoform X2, which produces MLPLKEKDKPIVQKLLSAGCCARCILRFCCTRVQAAYRQPQQETLKELLAFISNTENSKSQDPAASESTGDNKSQDAAVSESTGDNKSQDAAVSESTGDNKSHDAAVSESTGDNKSHDAAVSEAAEDPPSKRAKLEPNETKAGSEEEEEDAAAKSRVCVVCLGILQEFCDITQAVKIAEAVKAEKYEFDSLLLSVSLPAQLCVREHSCWLHVKKEVRDKGLVLDKDDIIPLKEAFKWVVQGLVSKGLGGVAVVTKGGLDVGVEFTHEATDADCHFLASVCPDCFKPAKNKQSVFTRMAVVKALEKISEANFLKHSPCPPTQTSSCCSLQGVQCLHVSLFIAGRYNKFCRSLPQTPWVIDGERRMESSVEELIAASVLSSFRAEGFNFSSSGREDVDVRTLGNGRPFAMELLNPHRTRLSRAEMKQLQETINESSDKIRVRDLQIVSRDAMSRMKEGEEEKTKSYTALVWTRKPIQRDDIIFIGDIKELTLDQKTPLRVLHRRALAVRQRVVHSMNARFLDPHHFHLELKTQAGTYIKEFVHGDFGRTKPNLCELLQTDTDILELDVEGRGVSSIVTLMTHRCFFLSHLRTLDS; this is translated from the exons ATGCTGcctctgaaggagaaggacaAACCCATTGTCCAGAAACTGCTTTCTGCCGGCTGCTGCGCTCGCTGCATCCTCAGATTCTGCTGCACTCGCGTTCAGGCCGCCTACCGACAGCCACAGCAG GAAACACTGAAGGAGCTTCTAGCTTTCATcagcaacacagaaaacagcaaaTCCCAAGATCCAGCAGCCTCAGAGTCCACTGGAGACAACAAGTCCCAGGATGCAGCTGTGTCAGAGTCCACTGGAGACAACAAGTCCCAGGATGCAGCTGTGTCAGAGTCCACTGGAGACAACAAGTCCCATGATGCAGCTGTGTCAGAGTCCACTGGAGACAACAAGTCCCATGATGCAGCTGTGTCAGAGGCAGCCGAGGACCCACCGAGCAAAAGAGCTAAACTGGAACCAAACGAGACGAAGGCTgggtcagaggaggaagaagaagacgctGCTGCCaagtcacgtgtgtgtgtggtgtgtttgggAATCCTGCAGGAATTCTGTGACATCACTCAGGctgtaaag ATTGCAGAGGCAGTGAAAGCTGAAAAATACGAGTTTGACTCCCTGTTGTTGTCCGTCTCTCTGCCGGCTCAGCTGTGTGTCcgtgag CACTCCTGTTGGCTGCACGTGAAGAAGGAAGTGAG AGACAAGGGCCTGGTGCTGGACAAGGACGACATCATCCCGCTGAAGGAGGCCTTCAAGTGGGTCGTGCAGGGCCTGGTCTCCAAGGGGCTGGGGGGGGTTGCCGTGGTTACCAAG GGGGGGCTGGACGTCGGTGTGGAGTTCACCCACGAAGCTACAGACGCCGACTGCCACTTCCT TGCTTCAGTGTGTCCTGACTGCTTCAAACCCGCCAAGAACAAACAG tcgGTCTTCACCAGGATGGCGGTGGTCAAAGCTCTGGAAAAAATTTCTGAAGCCAACTTTCTCAA acACTCCCCGTGTCCTCCAACGCAGACATCCAGCTGTTGCAGTCTTCAGGGCGTCCAGTGTCTCCATGTGTCCCTCTTCATCGCAG GGAGATACAACAAGTTCTGCCGCAGTCTGCCTCAGACTCCCTGGGTGATcgatggagagaggaggatggagtcTTCAGTGGAGGAGCTGATCGCAGCGTCCGTCCTGTCGTCCTTCAGAGCCGAGG GTTTTAACTTCTCCTCGTCTGGCAGAGAGGACGTCGACGTCCGAACTCTTGGAAACG GTCGTCCGTTTGCGATGGAGCTGCTTAATCCtcacagaaccagactcagccGGGCCGagatgaagcagctgcaggag acGATTAACGAGTCTTCAGACAAAATCAGAGTACGAGACCTGCAGATCGTCTCCAG agacgCCATGAGTCGAATGaaggagggcgaggaggagaagacgaaGTCGTACACAGCGCTTGTCTGGACCAGGAAACCGATTCAGAGAGACGATATCATCTTCATTGGTGACATCAAG GAGCTGACTCTGGATCAGAAAACTCCTCTGAGGGTTTTGCATCGTCGGGCGCTCGCCGTCCGACAGAGAGTCGTCCACAGTATGAACGCTCGCTTCCTGGACCCACATCACTTCCACCTGGAGCTGAAGACGCAGGCCGGGAC TTACATCAAAGAGTTCGTCCACGGAGACTTCGGCCGCACTAAACCGAACctgtgtgagctgctgcagacggACACGGACATTCTGGAGCTGGACGTGGAG GGACGTGGCGTCTCGTCCATTGTTACGCTGATGACGCACAGATGTTTCTTCCTGTCACACCTGCGAACTCTGGACAGCTGA
- the pus10 gene encoding putative tRNA pseudouridine synthase Pus10 isoform X1 — protein sequence MWVLVLQPAVMLPLKEKDKPIVQKLLSAGCCARCILRFCCTRVQAAYRQPQQETLKELLAFISNTENSKSQDPAASESTGDNKSQDAAVSESTGDNKSQDAAVSESTGDNKSHDAAVSESTGDNKSHDAAVSEAAEDPPSKRAKLEPNETKAGSEEEEEDAAAKSRVCVVCLGILQEFCDITQAVKIAEAVKAEKYEFDSLLLSVSLPAQLCVREHSCWLHVKKEVRDKGLVLDKDDIIPLKEAFKWVVQGLVSKGLGGVAVVTKGGLDVGVEFTHEATDADCHFLASVCPDCFKPAKNKQSVFTRMAVVKALEKISEANFLKHSPCPPTQTSSCCSLQGVQCLHVSLFIAGRYNKFCRSLPQTPWVIDGERRMESSVEELIAASVLSSFRAEGFNFSSSGREDVDVRTLGNGRPFAMELLNPHRTRLSRAEMKQLQETINESSDKIRVRDLQIVSRDAMSRMKEGEEEKTKSYTALVWTRKPIQRDDIIFIGDIKELTLDQKTPLRVLHRRALAVRQRVVHSMNARFLDPHHFHLELKTQAGTYIKEFVHGDFGRTKPNLCELLQTDTDILELDVEGRGVSSIVTLMTHRCFFLSHLRTLDS from the exons ATGTGGGTGCTCGTCCTGCAGCCTGCCGTCATGCTGcctctgaaggagaaggacaAACCCATTGTCCAGAAACTGCTTTCTGCCGGCTGCTGCGCTCGCTGCATCCTCAGATTCTGCTGCACTCGCGTTCAGGCCGCCTACCGACAGCCACAGCAG GAAACACTGAAGGAGCTTCTAGCTTTCATcagcaacacagaaaacagcaaaTCCCAAGATCCAGCAGCCTCAGAGTCCACTGGAGACAACAAGTCCCAGGATGCAGCTGTGTCAGAGTCCACTGGAGACAACAAGTCCCAGGATGCAGCTGTGTCAGAGTCCACTGGAGACAACAAGTCCCATGATGCAGCTGTGTCAGAGTCCACTGGAGACAACAAGTCCCATGATGCAGCTGTGTCAGAGGCAGCCGAGGACCCACCGAGCAAAAGAGCTAAACTGGAACCAAACGAGACGAAGGCTgggtcagaggaggaagaagaagacgctGCTGCCaagtcacgtgtgtgtgtggtgtgtttgggAATCCTGCAGGAATTCTGTGACATCACTCAGGctgtaaag ATTGCAGAGGCAGTGAAAGCTGAAAAATACGAGTTTGACTCCCTGTTGTTGTCCGTCTCTCTGCCGGCTCAGCTGTGTGTCcgtgag CACTCCTGTTGGCTGCACGTGAAGAAGGAAGTGAG AGACAAGGGCCTGGTGCTGGACAAGGACGACATCATCCCGCTGAAGGAGGCCTTCAAGTGGGTCGTGCAGGGCCTGGTCTCCAAGGGGCTGGGGGGGGTTGCCGTGGTTACCAAG GGGGGGCTGGACGTCGGTGTGGAGTTCACCCACGAAGCTACAGACGCCGACTGCCACTTCCT TGCTTCAGTGTGTCCTGACTGCTTCAAACCCGCCAAGAACAAACAG tcgGTCTTCACCAGGATGGCGGTGGTCAAAGCTCTGGAAAAAATTTCTGAAGCCAACTTTCTCAA acACTCCCCGTGTCCTCCAACGCAGACATCCAGCTGTTGCAGTCTTCAGGGCGTCCAGTGTCTCCATGTGTCCCTCTTCATCGCAG GGAGATACAACAAGTTCTGCCGCAGTCTGCCTCAGACTCCCTGGGTGATcgatggagagaggaggatggagtcTTCAGTGGAGGAGCTGATCGCAGCGTCCGTCCTGTCGTCCTTCAGAGCCGAGG GTTTTAACTTCTCCTCGTCTGGCAGAGAGGACGTCGACGTCCGAACTCTTGGAAACG GTCGTCCGTTTGCGATGGAGCTGCTTAATCCtcacagaaccagactcagccGGGCCGagatgaagcagctgcaggag acGATTAACGAGTCTTCAGACAAAATCAGAGTACGAGACCTGCAGATCGTCTCCAG agacgCCATGAGTCGAATGaaggagggcgaggaggagaagacgaaGTCGTACACAGCGCTTGTCTGGACCAGGAAACCGATTCAGAGAGACGATATCATCTTCATTGGTGACATCAAG GAGCTGACTCTGGATCAGAAAACTCCTCTGAGGGTTTTGCATCGTCGGGCGCTCGCCGTCCGACAGAGAGTCGTCCACAGTATGAACGCTCGCTTCCTGGACCCACATCACTTCCACCTGGAGCTGAAGACGCAGGCCGGGAC TTACATCAAAGAGTTCGTCCACGGAGACTTCGGCCGCACTAAACCGAACctgtgtgagctgctgcagacggACACGGACATTCTGGAGCTGGACGTGGAG GGACGTGGCGTCTCGTCCATTGTTACGCTGATGACGCACAGATGTTTCTTCCTGTCACACCTGCGAACTCTGGACAGCTGA
- the pus10 gene encoding putative tRNA pseudouridine synthase Pus10 isoform X3, with translation MWVLVLQPAVMLPLKEKDKPIVQKLLSAGCCARCILRFCCTRVQAAYRQPQQETLKELLAFISNTENSKSQDPAASESTGDNKSQDAAVSESTGDNKSQDAAVSESTGDNKSHDAAVSESTGDNKSHDAAVSEAAEDPPSKRAKLEPNETKAGSEEEEEDAAAKSRVCVVCLGILQEFCDITQAVKIAEAVKAEKYEFDSLLLSVSLPAQLCVREHSCWLHVKKEVRDKGLVLDKDDIIPLKEAFKWVVQGLVSKGLGGVAVVTKGGLDVGVEFTHEATDADCHFLASVCPDCFKPAKNKQSVFTRMAVVKALEKISEANFLKHSPCPPTQTSSCCSLQGVQCLHVSLFIAGRYNKFCRSLPQTPWVIDGERRMESSVEELIAASVLSSFRAEGFNFSSSGREDVDVRTLGNGRPFAMELLNPHRTRLSRAEMKQLQETINESSDKIRVRDLQIVSRDAMSRMKEGEEEKTKSYTALVWTRKPIQRDDIIFIGDIKELTLDQKTPLRVLHRRALAVRQRVVHSMNARFLDPHHFHLELKTQAGTYIKEFVHGDFGRTKPNLCELLQTDTDILELDVESVDVDWPPAIPE, from the exons ATGTGGGTGCTCGTCCTGCAGCCTGCCGTCATGCTGcctctgaaggagaaggacaAACCCATTGTCCAGAAACTGCTTTCTGCCGGCTGCTGCGCTCGCTGCATCCTCAGATTCTGCTGCACTCGCGTTCAGGCCGCCTACCGACAGCCACAGCAG GAAACACTGAAGGAGCTTCTAGCTTTCATcagcaacacagaaaacagcaaaTCCCAAGATCCAGCAGCCTCAGAGTCCACTGGAGACAACAAGTCCCAGGATGCAGCTGTGTCAGAGTCCACTGGAGACAACAAGTCCCAGGATGCAGCTGTGTCAGAGTCCACTGGAGACAACAAGTCCCATGATGCAGCTGTGTCAGAGTCCACTGGAGACAACAAGTCCCATGATGCAGCTGTGTCAGAGGCAGCCGAGGACCCACCGAGCAAAAGAGCTAAACTGGAACCAAACGAGACGAAGGCTgggtcagaggaggaagaagaagacgctGCTGCCaagtcacgtgtgtgtgtggtgtgtttgggAATCCTGCAGGAATTCTGTGACATCACTCAGGctgtaaag ATTGCAGAGGCAGTGAAAGCTGAAAAATACGAGTTTGACTCCCTGTTGTTGTCCGTCTCTCTGCCGGCTCAGCTGTGTGTCcgtgag CACTCCTGTTGGCTGCACGTGAAGAAGGAAGTGAG AGACAAGGGCCTGGTGCTGGACAAGGACGACATCATCCCGCTGAAGGAGGCCTTCAAGTGGGTCGTGCAGGGCCTGGTCTCCAAGGGGCTGGGGGGGGTTGCCGTGGTTACCAAG GGGGGGCTGGACGTCGGTGTGGAGTTCACCCACGAAGCTACAGACGCCGACTGCCACTTCCT TGCTTCAGTGTGTCCTGACTGCTTCAAACCCGCCAAGAACAAACAG tcgGTCTTCACCAGGATGGCGGTGGTCAAAGCTCTGGAAAAAATTTCTGAAGCCAACTTTCTCAA acACTCCCCGTGTCCTCCAACGCAGACATCCAGCTGTTGCAGTCTTCAGGGCGTCCAGTGTCTCCATGTGTCCCTCTTCATCGCAG GGAGATACAACAAGTTCTGCCGCAGTCTGCCTCAGACTCCCTGGGTGATcgatggagagaggaggatggagtcTTCAGTGGAGGAGCTGATCGCAGCGTCCGTCCTGTCGTCCTTCAGAGCCGAGG GTTTTAACTTCTCCTCGTCTGGCAGAGAGGACGTCGACGTCCGAACTCTTGGAAACG GTCGTCCGTTTGCGATGGAGCTGCTTAATCCtcacagaaccagactcagccGGGCCGagatgaagcagctgcaggag acGATTAACGAGTCTTCAGACAAAATCAGAGTACGAGACCTGCAGATCGTCTCCAG agacgCCATGAGTCGAATGaaggagggcgaggaggagaagacgaaGTCGTACACAGCGCTTGTCTGGACCAGGAAACCGATTCAGAGAGACGATATCATCTTCATTGGTGACATCAAG GAGCTGACTCTGGATCAGAAAACTCCTCTGAGGGTTTTGCATCGTCGGGCGCTCGCCGTCCGACAGAGAGTCGTCCACAGTATGAACGCTCGCTTCCTGGACCCACATCACTTCCACCTGGAGCTGAAGACGCAGGCCGGGAC TTACATCAAAGAGTTCGTCCACGGAGACTTCGGCCGCACTAAACCGAACctgtgtgagctgctgcagacggACACGGACATTCTGGAGCTGGACGTGGAG tctgtggaTGTGGACTGGCCTCCTGCCATCCCAGAGTGA
- the pus10 gene encoding putative tRNA pseudouridine synthase Pus10 isoform X4: MWVLVLQPAVMLPLKEKDKPIVQKLLSAGCCARCILRFCCTRVQAAYRQPQQETLKELLAFISNTENSKSQDPAASESTGDNKSQDAAVSESTGDNKSQDAAVSESTGDNKSHDAAVSESTGDNKSHDAAVSEAAEDPPSKRAKLEPNETKAGSEEEEEDAAAKSRVCVVCLGILQEFCDITQAVKHSCWLHVKKEVRDKGLVLDKDDIIPLKEAFKWVVQGLVSKGLGGVAVVTKGGLDVGVEFTHEATDADCHFLASVCPDCFKPAKNKQSVFTRMAVVKALEKISEANFLKHSPCPPTQTSSCCSLQGVQCLHVSLFIAGRYNKFCRSLPQTPWVIDGERRMESSVEELIAASVLSSFRAEGFNFSSSGREDVDVRTLGNGRPFAMELLNPHRTRLSRAEMKQLQETINESSDKIRVRDLQIVSRDAMSRMKEGEEEKTKSYTALVWTRKPIQRDDIIFIGDIKELTLDQKTPLRVLHRRALAVRQRVVHSMNARFLDPHHFHLELKTQAGTYIKEFVHGDFGRTKPNLCELLQTDTDILELDVEGRGVSSIVTLMTHRCFFLSHLRTLDS; the protein is encoded by the exons ATGTGGGTGCTCGTCCTGCAGCCTGCCGTCATGCTGcctctgaaggagaaggacaAACCCATTGTCCAGAAACTGCTTTCTGCCGGCTGCTGCGCTCGCTGCATCCTCAGATTCTGCTGCACTCGCGTTCAGGCCGCCTACCGACAGCCACAGCAG GAAACACTGAAGGAGCTTCTAGCTTTCATcagcaacacagaaaacagcaaaTCCCAAGATCCAGCAGCCTCAGAGTCCACTGGAGACAACAAGTCCCAGGATGCAGCTGTGTCAGAGTCCACTGGAGACAACAAGTCCCAGGATGCAGCTGTGTCAGAGTCCACTGGAGACAACAAGTCCCATGATGCAGCTGTGTCAGAGTCCACTGGAGACAACAAGTCCCATGATGCAGCTGTGTCAGAGGCAGCCGAGGACCCACCGAGCAAAAGAGCTAAACTGGAACCAAACGAGACGAAGGCTgggtcagaggaggaagaagaagacgctGCTGCCaagtcacgtgtgtgtgtggtgtgtttgggAATCCTGCAGGAATTCTGTGACATCACTCAGGctgtaaag CACTCCTGTTGGCTGCACGTGAAGAAGGAAGTGAG AGACAAGGGCCTGGTGCTGGACAAGGACGACATCATCCCGCTGAAGGAGGCCTTCAAGTGGGTCGTGCAGGGCCTGGTCTCCAAGGGGCTGGGGGGGGTTGCCGTGGTTACCAAG GGGGGGCTGGACGTCGGTGTGGAGTTCACCCACGAAGCTACAGACGCCGACTGCCACTTCCT TGCTTCAGTGTGTCCTGACTGCTTCAAACCCGCCAAGAACAAACAG tcgGTCTTCACCAGGATGGCGGTGGTCAAAGCTCTGGAAAAAATTTCTGAAGCCAACTTTCTCAA acACTCCCCGTGTCCTCCAACGCAGACATCCAGCTGTTGCAGTCTTCAGGGCGTCCAGTGTCTCCATGTGTCCCTCTTCATCGCAG GGAGATACAACAAGTTCTGCCGCAGTCTGCCTCAGACTCCCTGGGTGATcgatggagagaggaggatggagtcTTCAGTGGAGGAGCTGATCGCAGCGTCCGTCCTGTCGTCCTTCAGAGCCGAGG GTTTTAACTTCTCCTCGTCTGGCAGAGAGGACGTCGACGTCCGAACTCTTGGAAACG GTCGTCCGTTTGCGATGGAGCTGCTTAATCCtcacagaaccagactcagccGGGCCGagatgaagcagctgcaggag acGATTAACGAGTCTTCAGACAAAATCAGAGTACGAGACCTGCAGATCGTCTCCAG agacgCCATGAGTCGAATGaaggagggcgaggaggagaagacgaaGTCGTACACAGCGCTTGTCTGGACCAGGAAACCGATTCAGAGAGACGATATCATCTTCATTGGTGACATCAAG GAGCTGACTCTGGATCAGAAAACTCCTCTGAGGGTTTTGCATCGTCGGGCGCTCGCCGTCCGACAGAGAGTCGTCCACAGTATGAACGCTCGCTTCCTGGACCCACATCACTTCCACCTGGAGCTGAAGACGCAGGCCGGGAC TTACATCAAAGAGTTCGTCCACGGAGACTTCGGCCGCACTAAACCGAACctgtgtgagctgctgcagacggACACGGACATTCTGGAGCTGGACGTGGAG GGACGTGGCGTCTCGTCCATTGTTACGCTGATGACGCACAGATGTTTCTTCCTGTCACACCTGCGAACTCTGGACAGCTGA